Proteins found in one Methanospirillum hungatei JF-1 genomic segment:
- a CDS encoding fibrillarin-like rRNA/tRNA 2'-O-methyltransferase, with protein MPGREDGLIWQDGKLLSPGAVLPGDRVYHGMRIWDPGHSKVAALCHIHGEPPVRNARILYLGAAAGSTVSFLSDYAEVVYAVEFSPRPVRSLIRLARARKNIIPLFEDARYPERYLPFVEPVDLLIQDIAQRDQAEIALRNLIFLKQGGHLILFLKLLSMGTDKKREDRIVEVVNLLEHGGITDPAVLDLDRYHTGHTAVWGIYSLSKNFEK; from the coding sequence ATGCCGGGCAGGGAAGACGGATTGATCTGGCAGGATGGAAAATTATTATCTCCCGGAGCAGTTTTACCTGGAGACCGTGTGTATCATGGTATGCGGATATGGGATCCTGGCCACAGTAAGGTTGCTGCATTATGCCATATACATGGTGAGCCTCCTGTCAGAAACGCCCGTATTTTGTATCTTGGCGCCGCTGCCGGGTCAACGGTCTCATTCCTGTCTGATTACGCGGAGGTCGTGTATGCAGTGGAATTCTCTCCCCGGCCGGTACGAAGTCTTATCCGCCTTGCCCGGGCACGAAAAAACATTATCCCATTATTTGAAGATGCACGATATCCCGAACGGTATCTTCCCTTCGTCGAGCCGGTGGATCTTCTCATTCAGGATATTGCCCAGCGTGACCAGGCTGAAATTGCCTTGAGAAATCTCATTTTTCTCAAGCAAGGAGGACATCTGATACTCTTTTTAAAATTGTTATCAATGGGGACTGATAAAAAAAGAGAGGATAGAATTGTTGAGGTGGTGAATTTGCTTGAACATGGTGGAATCACCGATCCTGCAGTTCTTGATCTGGACAGGTACCATACTGGTCATACAGCGGTATGGGGAATATATTCTCTAAGTAAAAATTTTGAAAAATGA
- a CDS encoding Pre-mRNA processing ribonucleoprotein,-binding region translates to MAKNQVNRAFQYWYEALQQGPADFLTPATSSLADIIDTIRESRGKSELLPLPLWEEAVSAGFVPDRNGYLSILQDIAIGLTIRDLEERCDKDEAALIHLIRILDEIDQSIARLSEKIEDYYIALHPAGLSGYERNISSLIESLAKDQTQPMSHLARNIQRFRESRTLISQNVRDYATKCLPNMSALCGPLVSARLLAGAGSKYHLAGMPAASIQVLGAGPSLFMHLTSGTNPPKHGIIYQYKGVHHAKRRVRGRVSRVLACQLAIAARIDYFRGALDDEFIRKAGEKICRAGKTD, encoded by the coding sequence ATGGCCAAAAATCAGGTCAATCGGGCATTTCAGTATTGGTATGAGGCCCTTCAACAGGGACCGGCGGATTTTTTGACTCCTGCCACTTCATCCTTGGCGGATATAATCGACACTATACGCGAGAGCCGTGGCAAATCGGAATTACTCCCCTTACCTCTTTGGGAGGAGGCAGTCAGCGCCGGGTTTGTTCCTGACCGGAATGGATATCTGTCAATCCTTCAGGACATTGCAATCGGGCTGACTATTCGTGACCTAGAAGAGCGATGTGATAAAGACGAGGCAGCACTCATCCATCTTATCAGAATCCTTGATGAGATTGATCAATCTATTGCCCGTCTGTCGGAGAAGATTGAGGATTACTATATTGCACTGCACCCCGCCGGACTATCCGGGTATGAAAGGAATATCAGTTCTCTTATCGAGAGTCTGGCAAAAGATCAGACGCAACCGATGAGTCACCTTGCAAGAAATATCCAGCGGTTCCGTGAATCCCGGACTCTTATCTCACAGAATGTTCGTGATTACGCAACAAAATGCCTGCCAAATATGTCTGCCTTATGCGGCCCACTTGTGAGTGCCCGTCTTCTTGCAGGAGCGGGAAGTAAATATCATCTTGCCGGTATGCCCGCAGCATCAATTCAGGTACTGGGAGCTGGACCATCATTATTTATGCATCTGACAAGCGGGACAAATCCCCCGAAACATGGTATCATATACCAGTATAAGGGAGTCCATCATGCAAAACGACGGGTCAGAGGAAGAGTGAGCAGAGTACTTGCATGTCAGCTGGCAATCGCTGCAAGGATAGATTATTTCAGGGGAGCTTTAGATGATGAGTTTATCAGAAAAGCTGGTGAGAAGATATGCCGGGCAGGGAAGACGGATTGA